Proteins co-encoded in one Enterobacter sp. JBIWA008 genomic window:
- a CDS encoding capsid protein, with product MNKDIQPARKREKEMMSRAASVMAMTIEPITDGAGNLIADEAAMTASLTSAVQKVPMFEGVDPDAALQIAGGWAMAMHQYKQEHGRYPAVDVLANCHVALENLMTECAKDKHSGTGKAMFESAAESMRSSDGVMRIAQFAALILPAALGAATSDACTFIPCERDESDIYELINIAGTNFGTFKPGDELNMQSAGVYSQMKRLYQLAAKGDGVTKVFKFDIKNFEGQNCPIRAGYNKLLINRKPSKVDDGDGNLYFNGSDSKGNLFAATAKVAYDTGVIDITFTDAPAEGTELAVQVEINIERAPNLIPVINQAMRNYKVKPSQYVVASEHTIMSASDASREFGINMAATQFSAMRQWLSHEQDVMRLRTLVFHTVYGREFDAALPEAQSYESWVSLMRHVVNALSQDMANRTLASGIRGGFAGGDAANFLRSLPPQHFQLAPGYVQSPYIQYIGTLFGSIRIYEVPTPVCEQFQKQGYDLGLDDIYFYGRGNDIGKAGLIAGDAVAAIPYVHETNPSLVNRTTLWGSAINDVHPRNGENYFARLRLTHSKEGAINMLTGQINSSASNPGETTDEEEKKSE from the coding sequence GTGAATAAAGATATTCAGCCAGCTCGCAAACGCGAGAAAGAAATGATGAGTCGGGCGGCTTCCGTCATGGCGATGACTATCGAACCAATCACCGACGGCGCAGGCAATTTGATTGCCGATGAAGCCGCCATGACGGCGAGCCTTACCTCAGCAGTGCAAAAGGTGCCAATGTTCGAAGGTGTCGATCCTGATGCAGCCCTGCAAATTGCAGGTGGCTGGGCTATGGCTATGCACCAGTATAAACAAGAGCACGGCCGTTACCCGGCTGTAGACGTGCTGGCAAACTGTCACGTCGCGCTCGAAAACCTTATGACAGAATGCGCTAAAGATAAGCATAGCGGCACCGGTAAGGCGATGTTCGAGTCCGCTGCTGAATCCATGCGCAGTTCTGATGGTGTTATGCGCATCGCTCAATTTGCAGCGCTGATTCTGCCAGCTGCCCTAGGCGCAGCCACAAGCGATGCCTGTACTTTCATCCCATGCGAACGTGATGAATCAGACATCTACGAACTCATCAACATCGCAGGCACCAATTTTGGCACTTTCAAGCCAGGCGATGAATTGAATATGCAAAGCGCTGGCGTCTACAGTCAGATGAAACGACTGTACCAGCTGGCGGCAAAAGGCGATGGTGTAACCAAAGTTTTCAAGTTCGATATAAAGAACTTTGAAGGACAAAACTGCCCTATCCGTGCAGGCTATAACAAGCTGTTAATCAATCGTAAACCATCGAAAGTTGACGATGGTGACGGCAATCTGTATTTCAACGGTTCTGATAGCAAAGGCAATCTGTTTGCTGCTACTGCGAAGGTTGCATACGACACCGGTGTAATTGATATCACCTTTACCGATGCACCAGCTGAAGGTACCGAGCTTGCAGTACAGGTTGAGATCAACATCGAACGTGCTCCTAACCTGATCCCCGTCATCAACCAGGCGATGCGTAACTACAAAGTTAAGCCGTCTCAGTATGTTGTTGCATCTGAACACACCATCATGTCCGCGTCTGATGCCAGCCGTGAATTTGGTATTAACATGGCTGCGACTCAGTTCTCAGCAATGCGCCAGTGGCTCAGCCATGAACAAGATGTAATGCGCCTTCGCACGCTGGTTTTCCATACCGTGTATGGCCGTGAATTCGATGCTGCTCTTCCAGAAGCACAAAGCTATGAATCATGGGTAAGTCTGATGCGCCATGTTGTGAATGCTTTGTCCCAAGATATGGCTAACCGCACCCTGGCGTCAGGTATTCGCGGTGGCTTCGCTGGTGGAGATGCAGCTAACTTCCTGCGCTCACTACCACCTCAGCATTTCCAGTTGGCTCCGGGTTATGTCCAGTCTCCGTATATTCAGTACATCGGTACCCTTTTTGGATCTATCCGCATTTACGAAGTCCCTACTCCAGTTTGCGAGCAGTTCCAAAAACAGGGTTATGACCTTGGCCTGGATGACATCTATTTCTATGGTCGCGGCAACGATATCGGCAAAGCAGGTCTGATCGCCGGTGATGCAGTAGCAGCAATTCCTTACGTCCACGAAACCAACCCGAGCCTGGTTAACCGTACAACACTGTGGGGTTCAGCGATCAATGATGTTCACCCTCGTAACGGTGAAAACTATTTCGCACGTTTACGTCTGACGCACTCCAAAGAAGGCGCGATCAACATGCTGACAGGCCAGATTAACTCCTCAGCATCAAATCCAGGGGAAACCACGGATGAAGAAGAAAAAAAGTCGGAGTAA
- a CDS encoding Dam family site-specific DNA-(adenine-N6)-methyltransferase, whose amino-acid sequence MAKHNAKVSFGSVCSGIEAASCAWGPLGWSADWLSEVAPFPSAVLAYRYPDTVNLGDMTQIASRIASGEINAPDLLVGGTPCQAFSIAGLRGGLEDERGRLTLKYVELLDVIDETRTKSGHQPAISVWENVSGVLSSTDNAFGCFIAGLAGEDDPFEPGQRPADGKSSTFWTWSKKAGQHFPKWPKSGCVIGRKRKVAWRTLDAQYFGVAQQRNRVFVVSSARTDIDPSEILFEREGERRDTPPHRSARQNSSDNATHGTGLSYEVEKNHLIVMAHGQGGAEIKTDGATPTLTCNHEAPIVVTVDPITIRRLTPVECERLQGFPDQYTLIPTAKRKQILKCDITYLHHYFPDITDEEAKKLAADGPRYKALGNSMAVPVMSWIGKRIDDAICNASYLKSTVTHLRVIRAPEEFERPIFKWAGGKFSVMEVLNEHLPHGKRLIEPFVGGGSVFTNAGYKQNLLNDVNGHLINFYKVLQREGHALITLAHHYFENYNTADSFLRIRRLFNEKALDECHLAAAFLYLNRHAFNGLVRYNLSGEFNVGYGKYKAPRFPLEEMEQFLGAANISEFVTGDFAGVIMQAGEGDVIFCDPPYEPMPGKNGFTSYSGHSFGFDEQERLVSQLVAAHKRGAKVLITNSGTPKIRELYRNNGFDLHQLQARRSVSCKSGSREMASDILAKLGC is encoded by the coding sequence GTGGCGAAGCACAACGCTAAGGTAAGCTTCGGCTCAGTTTGCTCTGGTATTGAGGCGGCCAGCTGCGCCTGGGGGCCGCTTGGGTGGAGCGCCGACTGGCTGAGCGAGGTAGCCCCCTTCCCTTCAGCTGTACTTGCTTATCGTTATCCCGACACTGTGAACTTAGGGGATATGACGCAAATAGCCAGTCGCATTGCTTCGGGTGAGATTAATGCCCCTGATTTGTTAGTGGGTGGCACGCCCTGCCAAGCATTTTCAATTGCCGGGTTACGAGGTGGTCTTGAAGACGAGCGTGGGCGGCTGACTCTAAAATATGTTGAGTTACTGGATGTTATCGATGAGACACGTACTAAATCTGGCCACCAGCCAGCAATCTCGGTGTGGGAAAATGTTAGCGGAGTCCTCAGCTCCACAGATAACGCATTCGGCTGTTTCATTGCCGGATTGGCTGGTGAAGATGATCCATTTGAACCAGGTCAACGACCTGCAGACGGAAAATCCAGTACTTTCTGGACATGGAGCAAAAAAGCCGGTCAACATTTTCCAAAGTGGCCAAAGTCTGGTTGTGTTATTGGACGAAAGCGCAAAGTGGCCTGGCGAACTCTCGATGCCCAATACTTCGGCGTGGCCCAACAACGCAATCGTGTCTTCGTTGTCTCAAGTGCTCGAACAGACATCGATCCATCCGAAATACTATTTGAGCGCGAAGGCGAGCGCAGGGATACTCCGCCGCACCGAAGTGCGCGGCAGAACTCTTCCGACAATGCTACGCATGGCACTGGACTCAGTTACGAAGTCGAAAAAAACCATCTGATAGTTATGGCACATGGCCAAGGCGGAGCAGAGATCAAAACTGATGGCGCAACGCCAACGCTTACCTGTAATCATGAGGCTCCAATTGTTGTTACAGTGGACCCGATTACTATCCGGCGCTTGACTCCAGTTGAATGTGAAAGACTTCAGGGCTTCCCTGACCAGTACACCCTGATTCCTACAGCAAAGCGTAAGCAAATCCTAAAGTGTGATATTACCTACCTGCATCATTACTTCCCTGATATTACAGACGAAGAAGCAAAAAAACTTGCAGCTGATGGGCCGCGTTACAAAGCACTGGGCAACTCTATGGCGGTGCCAGTAATGAGCTGGATTGGCAAGCGTATCGACGATGCTATTTGCAACGCTAGCTACCTCAAGAGCACCGTTACACACCTTCGCGTCATTCGCGCGCCGGAAGAGTTTGAGCGCCCGATCTTCAAATGGGCTGGGGGCAAGTTTTCCGTAATGGAAGTGTTGAATGAGCACTTGCCGCACGGGAAACGTTTGATCGAGCCGTTTGTCGGCGGCGGTTCGGTCTTTACCAATGCGGGCTATAAACAGAATCTCCTGAACGATGTTAACGGCCACCTGATCAATTTCTATAAGGTATTACAGCGTGAGGGGCATGCTCTTATAACCCTCGCCCATCATTACTTCGAGAACTACAATACCGCCGATTCATTTCTTCGAATACGTAGGTTGTTCAATGAGAAAGCTTTAGACGAGTGTCATTTAGCCGCTGCATTCTTGTACCTTAACCGTCACGCCTTCAACGGCCTTGTGCGTTATAACCTGTCCGGAGAATTCAATGTTGGTTACGGCAAATATAAAGCGCCTCGCTTCCCACTTGAAGAGATGGAGCAGTTCCTTGGGGCAGCAAACATAAGCGAGTTTGTCACTGGCGACTTCGCTGGCGTGATCATGCAGGCAGGTGAAGGAGATGTTATTTTTTGTGATCCTCCATACGAGCCCATGCCGGGCAAGAATGGTTTCACGAGCTATTCTGGCCACAGCTTCGGTTTTGACGAACAGGAAAGATTGGTTTCACAGCTGGTGGCCGCTCATAAGCGAGGAGCAAAGGTGCTTATCACGAACAGTGGCACGCCTAAGATACGGGAGTTGTACCGCAATAACGGTTTTGACCTCCACCAGCTGCAGGCACGGCGTTCGGTGTCGTGTAAATCCGGTAGCCGGGAGATGGCCAGCGATATCCTGGCTAAACTTGGATGCTAA
- the rdgC gene encoding recombination-associated protein RdgC: MKSIAFKGILIYRLSRDVELQTAAVNESLKSFLFKPCGSQDLATAGWIETTGDNLTYESGQYLLLTMQREEKIIPTHVIKDELNKKISKLETEQGRKLKKTEKDSLKDEVLHSLLPRAFTRKSRNRLIVDRKEGLVFVEGNSARKAEDMLALLRKSLGSLPVVPFTPAEPVELTITEWIRSGFPRGFTAGTDVLLKAILEDGGAVRCKKQDLHSEEVLTHIDAGKVATAVGLNWSDRASFRLCDDMTIKGLSFTDELYDQNDEIDREDVLQRFDADFILFTAELSALFTALVEVVGGEAQR; the protein is encoded by the coding sequence ATGAAATCTATAGCATTCAAAGGCATTCTGATTTACCGCCTCTCGCGTGACGTTGAGCTACAGACAGCAGCCGTTAATGAATCGCTTAAAAGCTTCCTTTTTAAACCTTGTGGCTCACAGGATTTGGCCACTGCTGGGTGGATAGAAACGACCGGAGATAATCTAACGTATGAAAGCGGGCAATATCTTCTTCTGACGATGCAACGGGAGGAAAAAATCATTCCTACGCATGTCATTAAGGACGAATTGAATAAAAAAATTTCGAAGCTTGAAACCGAGCAGGGACGCAAGCTTAAGAAGACTGAGAAGGACTCATTGAAGGATGAGGTATTACACTCACTTCTCCCCCGAGCCTTCACCCGAAAATCGCGCAATCGCCTGATAGTGGACCGTAAAGAAGGACTCGTCTTTGTTGAAGGCAATAGCGCTCGTAAGGCTGAAGATATGCTGGCGTTGCTGCGTAAGTCCCTAGGAAGTCTGCCGGTCGTTCCATTCACCCCCGCTGAACCAGTAGAGTTGACCATCACCGAATGGATTCGAAGCGGTTTCCCGCGCGGTTTTACTGCCGGTACAGACGTACTGCTCAAAGCCATTTTGGAAGATGGCGGCGCTGTGCGCTGTAAGAAACAGGATCTGCATTCTGAGGAAGTCCTGACCCATATCGACGCAGGAAAGGTAGCTACTGCCGTCGGTCTAAACTGGTCCGATCGTGCCTCATTCCGCCTGTGCGATGACATGACAATCAAAGGACTTAGCTTCACCGACGAACTGTACGATCAGAACGATGAAATCGACCGTGAAGATGTGCTTCAAAGATTTGACGCTGACTTCATTCTTTTTACTGCCGAGTTATCTGCGCTGTTTACCGCACTGGTGGAGGTCGTTGGTGGCGAAGCACAACGCTAA
- a CDS encoding baseplate protein, with product MKRRAVIVGTKHPGGLMRAQVRVLPDWNGVDEIDLPWAEYQLPIGNAFVPTLAGDAVWVEFPYTDANGQMDTRRPLIVGAAQDAPGGVPNVAAEASGQGTPWTPEEIEGSPSRPALSSTEDFVIHRNNILELRSAGGGYEIANTAAGSRIGMSEDGVPYIIGPAGLFIHVGGDAKVVAGGNVDIEAGGDLNFKVKGVFSALAKSFSFKKA from the coding sequence ATGAAACGCCGCGCCGTTATCGTTGGCACGAAGCACCCTGGCGGTCTGATGCGCGCGCAAGTTCGCGTGTTGCCTGACTGGAACGGGGTGGACGAAATTGATCTCCCCTGGGCCGAATACCAGTTGCCAATCGGAAATGCCTTTGTTCCTACCCTGGCGGGCGATGCTGTTTGGGTTGAGTTTCCATACACCGATGCGAATGGCCAGATGGACACTCGTCGCCCGCTCATTGTAGGCGCTGCGCAGGACGCCCCGGGCGGCGTCCCTAATGTGGCTGCAGAAGCTTCAGGCCAGGGGACTCCCTGGACGCCTGAAGAGATCGAAGGCTCCCCCAGCCGCCCTGCCCTCTCTTCCACTGAGGATTTTGTTATCCACCGCAACAACATTCTGGAACTGCGATCCGCTGGTGGAGGTTACGAGATCGCTAACACTGCAGCTGGTAGCCGTATCGGCATGAGTGAAGACGGTGTGCCATACATCATCGGCCCCGCTGGATTATTTATTCACGTGGGCGGCGACGCGAAAGTAGTTGCTGGAGGGAATGTAGACATCGAAGCTGGTGGAGACCTGAATTTCAAGGTTAAGGGTGTTTTTTCAGCCTTGGCCAAAAGCTTTAGCTTCAAGAAGGCGTAG
- a CDS encoding tail length tape measure protein, with product MAQELHQLFLQSVMINDNKVPREWIVATVYVEKASLKAPLLKIEVRDATGTVVDDWKAKYGAALIAEMGDPQGEETAFKTAFFITSATQSSDIVTIIAVSEDVRRFKIPSPRTNLHTNKTPNEIFKSYIGALKLATGTQKRSVTYHLNAGQKPSKMLAEMARDKGSLCWTCRGEFFFSSLADLMKQKPAFTYEANNPKAERTISKISFINQDHAATANKEYRFVGYSMTDGYIESGDPSLPVRYISDADMETLRNMQLTLVPKLDIEVQGNPAVRPGMLIEILIHRYDEENQLNESLPQKMIVKNVAHFEDRVGYTTRMILGVPNQ from the coding sequence ATGGCGCAAGAACTCCACCAGCTGTTTCTGCAATCCGTCATGATCAACGACAACAAGGTACCGCGAGAGTGGATTGTTGCAACCGTATATGTCGAGAAAGCAAGCCTCAAAGCCCCTCTGCTGAAAATCGAAGTGCGTGATGCTACTGGTACCGTTGTTGATGACTGGAAAGCGAAATACGGTGCAGCATTAATCGCTGAAATGGGTGATCCACAGGGTGAGGAAACAGCTTTTAAGACCGCGTTTTTCATTACTTCTGCGACCCAATCATCGGACATTGTGACGATAATAGCGGTGAGCGAAGACGTCCGGCGATTTAAGATTCCTTCCCCTCGCACTAATCTGCATACGAACAAAACACCGAACGAAATCTTTAAAAGCTACATAGGTGCGTTGAAACTGGCGACCGGCACGCAAAAGCGCTCTGTTACGTACCATCTTAATGCCGGTCAAAAGCCATCTAAGATGCTGGCAGAGATGGCCCGTGATAAAGGTTCATTATGTTGGACGTGCCGGGGGGAATTCTTCTTCTCATCCCTCGCGGACCTGATGAAGCAGAAACCAGCGTTCACTTATGAGGCTAATAACCCAAAAGCAGAACGTACGATATCGAAGATAAGCTTTATCAACCAGGATCATGCAGCAACCGCCAACAAGGAATACCGGTTCGTCGGGTATTCAATGACAGATGGGTATATCGAGTCGGGAGATCCGTCGCTGCCGGTACGCTACATCTCTGACGCTGATATGGAAACGCTAAGAAACATGCAGCTCACGCTCGTACCAAAGTTGGATATAGAGGTACAGGGGAATCCTGCTGTTCGGCCTGGCATGCTCATTGAAATCCTTATTCATCGCTATGACGAAGAAAACCAGCTGAATGAATCACTACCCCAGAAAATGATCGTCAAAAACGTAGCGCACTTTGAGGACCGGGTGGGGTACACCACGCGCATGATTTTAGGAGTACCAAATCAATGA
- a CDS encoding baseplate: MSDKSKLLSRTGEWKVSKTGKQQTTGFDAVDDALATLISKAFDNVLLVEPRPVEKRFQSFLSRPAAERIYVGRFDSVIECLKAIRRANAGQGRKPDDLQLNRDALPLINISRSMDINYDNTDQQVDRRIGSSFSDPDDGRPLASLEFMQAIITYDVTIMATDKDTLGLMCNSLGASIRLLMSTQFEANTKLVRVPVPLICSLQDAKEIGFSDVSAPLAEERIYAAQAPISVLADVITAFELDATRVVTETTLAVG, from the coding sequence ATGAGTGATAAAAGCAAGCTCCTATCCAGAACCGGTGAGTGGAAGGTCAGCAAAACAGGTAAGCAGCAGACCACGGGATTTGACGCGGTAGACGATGCCCTGGCCACTCTGATCAGCAAAGCATTCGATAATGTGCTGCTGGTGGAACCACGCCCGGTTGAAAAACGTTTTCAGTCATTCCTATCACGTCCAGCTGCGGAACGGATTTACGTGGGCCGCTTCGATAGCGTAATAGAATGCCTTAAAGCTATCCGCCGGGCTAATGCAGGGCAAGGGAGAAAGCCTGATGATCTGCAGTTAAACCGGGACGCGTTACCGCTCATCAATATCTCTCGCTCGATGGATATCAACTATGACAACACCGATCAGCAGGTAGATCGCCGTATCGGTTCATCATTTAGCGATCCCGATGATGGCAGGCCACTGGCCAGCCTGGAATTCATGCAGGCGATCATCACCTATGACGTCACTATCATGGCCACCGATAAAGACACTCTAGGGCTGATGTGCAACTCCCTGGGCGCAAGCATTCGACTATTAATGTCTACTCAGTTCGAAGCCAATACAAAGCTTGTCCGCGTGCCAGTACCGCTGATCTGTTCTTTGCAAGACGCAAAAGAAATAGGATTCTCTGATGTCTCTGCTCCGCTGGCCGAAGAGCGTATTTACGCCGCTCAAGCACCAATCTCAGTGCTGGCTGATGTCATTACCGCCTTTGAATTAGATGCCACCCGCGTAGTGACAGAAACGACGCTGGCAGTGGGGTAA
- a CDS encoding phage tail protein, which produces MGRFDAWLTDELSQKQEEPANDSTQAETTTPTEENTGSVSEENPEHSISFSNLEASTSSLGVAPDDNGDLAGGYGETDDNEPDVASLPASLAAREQNTKLKTRFNGHKQFNDQIRADWMLVIESCPDSFQALIYRPDVGTYGVIDDESGTESFTEIDNNQRPLTYQEPDIVYVLDNPDGRESFRAVDGDGEQDGLTDDVLVLRIAANNVPVGSILEWNEEMANGTARRWWYVHRIFSYGTQHVGSLYYCIPARNFDSTNGGHVQ; this is translated from the coding sequence ATGGGCCGTTTTGATGCGTGGCTAACCGACGAGTTAAGCCAGAAGCAGGAGGAACCAGCAAATGACAGCACCCAGGCAGAAACGACAACGCCGACAGAAGAAAATACGGGAAGTGTCTCAGAAGAAAATCCTGAGCACTCCATCTCGTTCAGCAACCTGGAAGCGTCCACCTCCTCCTTGGGTGTTGCTCCTGATGATAATGGTGATCTCGCTGGTGGTTATGGCGAAACAGATGACAATGAGCCTGATGTAGCATCTCTTCCCGCTTCTCTGGCAGCTCGTGAGCAAAATACCAAACTCAAGACCCGATTCAATGGTCACAAGCAGTTTAATGATCAGATCCGTGCAGACTGGATGCTGGTTATTGAAAGCTGTCCGGACTCATTCCAGGCACTTATTTATCGCCCTGATGTTGGGACGTATGGCGTCATAGACGACGAAAGCGGCACTGAGTCCTTCACCGAAATCGACAATAACCAACGGCCGCTGACATACCAAGAACCTGACATCGTGTACGTGCTGGATAACCCGGATGGACGCGAGTCTTTCCGCGCAGTTGATGGTGATGGTGAACAGGACGGATTAACGGATGACGTTCTGGTATTGCGTATAGCAGCCAATAACGTGCCCGTAGGCTCCATTCTGGAATGGAATGAGGAAATGGCCAACGGTACCGCCCGGCGCTGGTGGTATGTGCATCGTATCTTCAGCTATGGCACTCAGCACGTAGGATCGCTGTATTACTGTATCCCGGCCCGCAATTTCGACAGCACAAATGGGGGTCACGTCCAATGA
- a CDS encoding type II toxin-antitoxin system HigB family toxin — protein sequence MHVISKEPFEEAAKRYPNDSLAIRALYRLVRETDFSSPAEMRTLIPSLDNFKYRNKWWVLDVGGNNLRVIAYINFVNKRFYVKHIATHADYDKLTRYYRENKE from the coding sequence ATGCACGTAATTTCAAAAGAGCCTTTTGAGGAAGCGGCAAAGCGATATCCCAACGATTCGTTAGCCATTCGGGCGCTGTACCGCTTAGTGCGCGAGACGGACTTCTCTTCTCCAGCTGAGATGCGAACTCTGATACCGAGCCTGGATAATTTTAAGTACAGGAATAAGTGGTGGGTTTTGGATGTAGGGGGCAACAACTTGAGGGTTATCGCCTATATCAATTTCGTGAATAAGCGCTTCTACGTGAAGCACATCGCAACCCACGCTGATTACGACAAGTTGACCCGCTATTACAGGGAGAACAAAGAATGA
- a CDS encoding helix-turn-helix domain-containing protein: protein MITDTAKAIEATKQLVAAVPFLGGSSSESDYREAMELVDYLIENDDENPLIDFLASKIADYEDNSPRFAEFNKAIAEMPVGVALLRTLIDQHKLSYSDLKDEIGSKSLVSQILSGQRSLTITHIKALSARFGVKPEWFL, encoded by the coding sequence ATGATTACCGACACTGCAAAAGCCATTGAAGCAACCAAACAACTCGTAGCGGCTGTCCCCTTCCTGGGGGGCAGTTCTTCCGAGAGCGATTACCGCGAAGCGATGGAGCTGGTGGATTATCTGATCGAGAACGACGACGAGAACCCACTTATTGACTTCCTGGCGAGTAAGATTGCCGATTATGAAGATAACAGCCCTCGTTTCGCTGAGTTCAACAAAGCTATCGCTGAAATGCCAGTCGGCGTTGCACTTCTGCGTACCCTGATTGACCAGCACAAGCTGTCTTATTCAGACCTTAAGGATGAGATCGGATCTAAATCATTGGTCAGCCAAATCCTGTCAGGGCAGCGCTCTTTGACCATCACTCACATAAAAGCGCTTTCCGCGCGCTTCGGTGTAAAACCTGAGTGGTTCCTATAA
- a CDS encoding phage tail protein: MAEFLKNDNGRYITDGLSPKAFNKVFDLIRKEQTRKRRSAHRTLTPGRLKNRSIDDILKLGKKKEGTFFTLDDLKGFEKQRGKTREKFDNKTAGITYAQLVASSQAIDIKRANNAVDDGSGIKRAVPLSLKHNVINIRVEASDKSAHQHHLVKFRFEEWDQLVEDIAEDEKAGIKVTKALCAGRVSFDCDCGRHQYWYRYIATAGNFALAPPKEYAYPKIKNPKLQGVACKHVIHSLTRLQSSSWQLSIARAMQKAATQIAFGDDKRRTTQHFSKTDEKEFSRNRNAKTNVAAAKREWDIYQKRQAALSSKLAKGSGKIEKLRTQLTKARKLSDTQKKRAAEKEAALQKEKEKNKMLKQQLADQFALKKQSFIDALVMAGTAPAQAEKMFMEYIKKGGA; this comes from the coding sequence ATGGCTGAATTCCTCAAAAATGACAATGGCCGCTATATCACTGATGGGCTATCACCAAAGGCATTCAATAAGGTATTCGACCTGATACGCAAGGAGCAGACGCGCAAGCGTCGCTCTGCCCATCGGACATTAACCCCTGGCAGGCTCAAGAACCGGTCTATTGACGACATCCTGAAGCTGGGGAAAAAGAAAGAAGGCACGTTTTTCACACTCGATGACCTGAAGGGATTTGAAAAGCAGCGTGGCAAGACTCGGGAGAAGTTCGATAATAAAACCGCTGGTATCACTTATGCGCAGCTGGTGGCTTCCAGCCAGGCCATAGATATTAAGCGTGCCAATAACGCTGTAGACGACGGATCAGGCATTAAGCGTGCGGTTCCGCTGTCTCTCAAGCACAACGTGATCAATATCCGCGTTGAGGCTTCTGATAAATCGGCCCACCAGCACCACTTGGTCAAGTTCCGTTTTGAGGAATGGGATCAGCTGGTGGAGGACATCGCAGAAGACGAGAAGGCCGGGATCAAGGTTACGAAGGCTCTTTGCGCTGGTCGAGTGTCGTTCGACTGCGATTGCGGCCGCCACCAATATTGGTATCGCTATATTGCTACGGCGGGTAATTTCGCGCTGGCACCGCCGAAAGAGTACGCCTACCCCAAAATTAAAAACCCCAAGTTACAGGGTGTAGCGTGTAAGCATGTTATCCACTCACTCACGCGGTTGCAGTCGTCCAGCTGGCAACTGAGTATTGCCCGTGCCATGCAGAAAGCGGCGACACAGATTGCCTTTGGCGATGATAAGCGCCGCACCACACAGCACTTCAGCAAAACAGATGAGAAAGAATTTAGCCGTAACCGTAACGCCAAAACGAACGTTGCCGCGGCTAAGCGCGAGTGGGATATCTACCAAAAGCGCCAGGCCGCGCTGAGCTCGAAGCTTGCTAAGGGCTCTGGGAAGATAGAAAAGCTCCGGACGCAGCTCACCAAAGCCAGAAAACTCTCTGATACTCAGAAAAAGCGTGCCGCCGAGAAGGAGGCAGCATTGCAGAAAGAGAAAGAAAAGAACAAGATGCTCAAGCAGCAATTAGCAGATCAGTTCGCGTTAAAGAAACAGTCGTTTATTGACGCTCTGGTAATGGCTGGAACAGCACCGGCGCAAGCGGAAAAGATGTTTATGGAATATATTAAAAAAGGTGGCGCATGA
- a CDS encoding baseplate protein, producing MSYSRLDDRYVEDDVLRALLHQELIARVSQRRSDNFEYTIKIDEIYRSDLAAYRAYGNADLRWVFRVLVGHESEMEEMPAGKTLILPDQAWIRNRIRDFAGNAPELSNG from the coding sequence GTGAGCTATAGCCGACTCGATGACCGATATGTTGAAGATGACGTTCTCCGCGCCCTACTCCACCAGGAGCTGATTGCCCGCGTCAGCCAACGTCGATCTGACAATTTTGAGTACACGATAAAGATTGATGAAATCTACCGATCTGATTTGGCAGCCTACCGTGCCTATGGAAATGCAGACCTACGCTGGGTATTCCGCGTGCTAGTGGGTCATGAATCTGAAATGGAAGAAATGCCTGCGGGTAAAACGCTCATTCTTCCCGATCAGGCATGGATACGTAACCGCATCCGTGACTTCGCAGGCAACGCGCCGGAGTTGAGCAATGGCTGA